The Streptomyces rimosus genomic interval GTAGGCCGCGTAGATCTTCTTGTGGTCGTGACCGCCGCGGCCCAGGTGCTGGATCTGGTGGTCGGTCATGTTCTCGACCATCGCGCGCAGGCGGTGGTCGTCACCGAAGAAGTGCTCGCGGATGTACGCGCCGGTCTCCGTCGCGTACGTCTGGAACTGGCCGTCCGGGGTCGTGTTCAGCTTGTTGACCAGGACGCCGTCGCGGTCCTGGGCCAGCAGCGGGTCCCAGCTCCGGTCCCACACCAGCTTGATCACGTTCCAGCCGGCGCCGCGGAACTGCGACTCCAGCTCCTGCATGATCTTGCCGTTGCCGCGGACCGGGCCATCCAGGCGCTGCAGGTTGCAGTTGACCACGAAGGTCAGGTTGTCCAGGCCCTCACGCGCCGCGAGGGACAGCTGGCCGAGCGACTCCGGCTCGTCCATCTCGCCGTCGCCCAGGTAGGCCCACACGTGCGAGTCGGAGGTGTCGGCGATGCCGCGCGCCTCCATGTAGCGGTTCATCCGGGCCTGGTAGATCGCGCCGAGCGGGCCGAGGCCCATCGAGACGGTCGGGAACTCCCAGAAGTCCGGCATCAGCCGCGGGTGCGGGTAGCTGGACAGGCCGTTGGGGAACTTGGACTTCTCCTGGCGGAAGGCGTCCAGCTGTGTCTCGGTGAGGCGGTCCAGCAGGTAGGCGCGGGCGTACACGCCGGGCGAGGCGTGGCCCTGGAAGAAGATCTGGTCGCCGCCCTTGCCGTCGTCCTTGCCCCGGAAGAAGTGGTTGAAGCCCACGTCGTAGAGGGAGGCGGAGGACGCGAAGGTGGCGATGTGGCCGCCGACGCCGATACCGGGGCGCTGCGCCCGCGAGACCATGACCGCGGCGTTCCACCGGGTGGCGTTGAGGATCTTGCGCTCGATCTCCTCGTTGCCGGGGAAGAACGGCTCGTCCTTGGTCGCGATGGTGTTGACGTAATCCGTGCTGCGCATCTCGGGCACGGCCACGCGCTTCTCGCGGGCACGCTCGATCAGGCGGAGCATGAGGTAGCGGGCACGTTCCCGGCCTCGCTCATCGACGGCTGCGTCGAGCGAGTCGAGCCATTCCTGGGTCTCTTCGGGATCGAAGTCCGGGACCTGGCTGGGAAGGCCGCCAATGATGATCGGGTTGCGATCGGATCCGGAAGCCACGCTGTTCCTTCGCTGTTCGGTATTGCTCTGCTTGGTGTCGCGCCGTCTTCCATCGTGTACCGGCTCGCCGGGATACGTCATCTCTACCGGTGGGTAACCACTCCCTAAGAGACGGGCGCTGAAAGGCCGGTTTTTCAGGTCGGCCAAATCGCAACCATACGCCCACGCCGAAACCGGCTGCCGTACGGTCGTGCGAACCCCGAAGAGAGGAGCGGGTGCGGGGCGGCGACCCCCAAAGGGCGCAGTCCCCTCTCAAAACTACATAAAGACCACGAAACGGTGTGGGGTGAATCACTTCCCGCCGTGTGCGCGGGGTCGCAGTTGCGGCGAGACGGCGGTAAACGTCACCGTTTCGACGGTCTCGGCCGCCGGGTACTTGCGCGATCCGCCCGGCCCGTGTGGACTACGCCCAATGCCCCGCGCACGCGTGGGTGCAAGCCATTTACCGAAACATGACAGGAGGCAATCCGTGAGCGCGACCGCGGACCACGCGGAGGAGCGGACCAACCCGGCTATCAAGCTGGGGTTCGAGCCCGGACAGGTGGTCCAGGAGATCGGCTACGACGACGACGTCGAGCAGGAGCTCCGCGAAGCCATTGAGGCCGTGATCGGCCAGGAGATCGTTGACGAGGACTACGACGACGTCGCCGACGTCGTGGTGCTGTGGTTCCGCGATGACGACGGCGACCTCACGGACGCGCTGGTGGATGCCATCGGTCTGATCGACGAGGGCGGCGAGATCTGGCTGATGACGCCCAAGACCGGCCGTGACGGGTACGTCGAGCCGAGCGACATCAACGAAGCCGCGCAGACCGCGGGCCTGAGCCAGACCCGGAGCATCAACGCGGGCAAGGACTGGAGCGGCAGCCGCCTGGTCACCCCCAAGGGCGCCAAGTCCGGCAAGCGCTGAGCCGCGCCCCCACGATCCGTACCCAGCCCTCCGCCGGGTGATCCGGTGGGGGGCTTGGTGTGCGCACGCCGGCGCGTAGGGTTGGCCGCAACCTGTTGGAATCCGCCGGAGCGGCCGTCGGCGGCGGTGCCCGTACGTACGCCGGGAACGGCGTCCGGGCACGGCGGCGCGCCCGCTCACGGCGTCTGCGAAGGGAACGGTCCCCATGGCGATCGAGGTCGGCACGAAGGCTCCGGATTTCGAGCTGAAGAACCAGCACGGCGAGCTGGTCAAGCTCTCCGACTTCCGCGGCGAGAAGGCCGTCGTCCTCCTCTTCTACCCCTTCGCCTTCACCGGCGTGTGCACCGGCGAGCTGTGCGCCCTGCGCGACGAGCTGCCGAAGTTCGTCAACGACGACGTGCAGCTGCTGGCCGTCTCCAACGACTCGCCCTTCTCGCTGCGCGTCTTCGCCGAGCAGGAGGGCCTGGAGTACCCGCTGCTGTCGGACTTCTGGCCGCACGGCGAGGCGTCGCGGGCGTACGGCGTCTTCGACGAGGAGAAGGGCTGCGCGGTGCGCGGGACCTTCATCATCGACAAGGAGGGCGTGGTGCGCTGGACCGTCGTCAACGGCCTGCCCGACGCCCGTGACCTCAACGACTACCTCAAGGCGCTCGACACCCTCTGACCGGGGCGCGCGCAGGGCCGGTCGGGGCGGCCGAACGGCCCGGGCCGCGACATCGAAGCGGTGTCCGGACCGGAACCTGTAATCGGTGGGAACCGGTCACTAGGATCAAATCGTTGATCCGATGCCATGCACGATGGGGGCGCAAAACATTTCGTACCCCTCGAACCCAAGGAGGACTCGTGGGAGTCAGCCTCAGCAAGGGCGGCAACGTCTCGCTGACGAAGGAAGCCCCCAATCTGACCGCGGTGCTCGTCGGTCTGGGCTGGGACGCGCGTACCACCACCGGTACGGACTTCGACCTGGACGCCAGCGCCCTGCTGACGAACGACCAGGGCAAGGTCGCCAACGACCAGAACTTCGTGTTCTTCAACAACCTGAAGAGCCCGGACGGCTCGGTCGAGCACACCGGCGACAACACCACCGGTGAGGGCGAGGGCGACGACGAGGCCATCAAGGTGAACCTCGCCGCCGTGCCCGCCGACGTCGCCAAGATCGTGTTCCCGGTGTCCATCTACGACGCCGAGAACCGTCAGCAGAGCTTCGGCCAGGTCCGCAACGCCTACATCCGCGTCGTCAACCAGGCCGACGGCAACGAGCTCGCGCGCTACGACCTGAGCGAGGACGCCTCGACCGAGACCGCCATGGTCTTCGGCGAGCTGTACCGCAACGGCGCGGAGTGGAAGTTCCGGGCCATCGGTCAGGGCTACGCCTCGGGCCTGCGCGGCATCGCGCAGGACTTCGGCGTCAACGTCTGACCGGAGACACCTTCCGCGCCCGGCGCCGTACACCCCTGTCCCGGGGCGTACGGCGCCGGGCGTGCTTGAAGCCCGTACGCCCCCGTACGGGACGCGGACCCCGGAGAGCGGCGTGCGCGCACCGCGCACGGTCCACGCGCGCGCCGTCAAGGTGCCGTATCCAGGGCCGTGTCCTCTCGTACGGGCGGTGTACGAACCCGTAGAAAGCCGTGGACCACCGCGGCACCACCGTCACCGGGGAGGATGCGAACACCATGGGCGTCACGCTCGCAAAGGGAGGCAACGTCTCCCTCTCCAAGGCCGCGCCGAATCTCACGCAGGTCATGGTCGGCCTGGGCTGGGACGCGCGCTCGACCACGGGTGCGCCGTTCGATCTGGACGCCAGCGCGCTGCTGTGCAGGTCGGGGCGGGTGCTCGGGGACGAGTACTTCGTCTTCTACAACAATCTCAAGAGCCCGGACGGCTCGGTCGAACACACCGGCGACAATCTCACCGGTGAGGGCGAGGGGGACGACGAGTCGATCCTCGTCGACCTGAGCAAGGTTCCCGCCGAGGTCGACAAGATCGTATTTCCGGTCTCGATCCATGAGGCGGATCTGCGCGGCCAGAGCTTCGGCCAGGTCAGCAACGCTTTCATCCGGGTCGTCAATCAGGCCGACGGCAGTGAGCTGGCGCGTTACGACCTCAGCGAGGACGCTTCCAGCGAAACGGCAATGATCTTCGGTGAGGTCTACCGGTACAGCGGTGAATGGAAGTTCCGCGCGGTGGGCCAGGGGTACGCGTCGGGGTTGCGAGGCATCGCTCTAGACTTCGGGGTCAACGTTTCGTAAAGGCGCCGCGCGCCCAGCGCGGGGGACCCCACACAGCGAGGGATTGGGTTAGGCAGTGCTCCTGAGAACCTTTGGCTGGTCGTTCGCCATCACGGCGGCGGGCCTGGCCTTGGCCGGCGTCCTCTGGGGGTGGCAGGGGCTCGCGATCGTCGGCATCCTGTCGATCCTGGAGATCTCGCTCTCGTTCGACAACGCGGTCATCAACGCCGGCATTCTGCGCAAGATGAACGCCTTCTGGCAGAAAATCTTCCTGACCGTCGGCATTCTGATCGCCGTCTTCGGCATGCGCCTGGTCTTCCCGGTGGTCATCGTCGCGATCACCGCGAAGATGGGGCCGCTGGAGGCCGTCAACCTGGCGATCAACGACAAGCCGCAGTACGAACACCTGGTCACGGGGGCCCACCCGGCCATCGCGGCCTTCGGCGGCATGTTCCTGCTGATGATCTTCCTCGACTTCATCTTCGAGGAGCGCGAGCACAAGTGGCTGGGCTGGCTGGAGCGGCCGCTCGCCAAAATGGGCAAGCTGGACATGCTGTCCGTCATCATCGCGCTGATCGTCCTGCTGGTCACGGCCATGACGGTGGCCACCGACGTCGCGCACGGCGGCGGTGACAAGAGCGCGACGGTGCTGCTCTCCGGCGTCGCCGGCCTGATCACGTATCTGGTCGTGGGCGGCATCTCCGGCTACTTCGAGGACAAGCTGGAGGAGGCCGAGGACGACGAGGACGACGACGCCCCGGCGGCGAAGACGGCCGGGGACGCCGGCTCGAACGGCGCCTCGAAGAGCTCGGTCTCGGGCGTGGGACTGGCCGGCAAGGCCGCGTTCTTCATGTTCCTCTACCTGGAGGTCATCGACGCGTCGTTCTCCTTCGACGGCGTCATCGGCGCCTTCGCCGTCACCAACGACATCTTCGAGATGGCGCTGGGTCTGGGCATCGGCGCGATGTACATCCGTTCGCTGACGGTCTTCCTGGTCCGCAAGGGAACCCTGGACGACTACGTCTACCTGGAGCACGGCGCGCACTACGCCATCGGCGCGCTGGCGGTCATCCTGCTCGCCTCGATCAAGTACGAGATCCCCGAGGTCGTCACCGGCCTGGTCGGAGTCGGCCTGATCCTGCTGTCGTTCTGGTCGTCCGTGCGCAAGAACCGGCTGGAAGGCAAGCCCGGGGAGGGCTCCCGGGCAGAGCCGGAAGTCACCTCCGGAGTGTGACGAGGGGCTGATTGAGGAACGCTCTCTGCGGGGCGGCCATGGAGTGCTCACTCCATGGCCGCCCCGCGGCCGTACCGGGCCAAGGGGTGGCCGGGTAGGGCGGAAGCACGCAGCAAGTCGGGCCGTGGGCCATCGGGGCGGGCGGCCTTCGAGTCGGATCGATGGGGTGGGGCAAGGTGTCATTCTTCGACAATTGGCGGCGGGGCGGGGCGCCGAAGTTCGAAGCCGGTGGCGCGTCGTACGTGGTCGAGTTGACCAAGCGCAACCCGGTGGTCTCGCTGACCAAGCAGGGCGCGGCCTCCGGGCACCTGCGGGTCAACCTCTCGTGGCAGATGCGCACGACCGACATCGGCATGCGCGGCTCGCAGCGCGGCGGCAGCCTGCTGCGCAACCCCGGCAAGATGTTCAAGCCGGAGGTGGTGCAGGCGCAGGGACCGGCGGTCGTCAAGATCGACCTGGACCTCGCCTGCCTGTACGAGCTCAAGGACGGCACCAAGGGCGTGGTGCAGCCGCTGGGCAACTTCCTCGGTGACATCAACGCCGCGCCGTATGTGAAGCTCAGCGGCGACGACCGGTTCGGCTCGCCCTCCGGTGAGACGCTCTACATCAACCTCGACCACCGCGACGAGATCAAGCGCCTGCTGATCTTCGTCTACATCTACGACGGAACCCCGGCCTTCGACCGCACGCACGCCATCGTGACGCTCTACCCGAGCAGCGGCCCCCGGGTGGAGATCGGCCTCGACGAACGGGCTCCCCAGGCCCGTTCCTGCGCCATCTTCATGCTGGAGAACAACAAGGGCGACCTGACCGTCCGCCGCGAGGTCAAATACGTCTACGGCTTCCAGTCCGAACTGGACCGGCTGTACGGCTGGGGCCTCCAGTGGGGGCGGGGGTACAAGTCGAAGGTGTGAGAGACGGGGCGGCGAGGCGCGGGGGAAACGTCACGGCGGGGGCGTGCGGTTCGGTACCTGCGTGGCCGGTGTTCGCGGGCGTGCTTGTGGCCATGGCCGTGCTCGTGCCCGTGCGGGGGTTCAGGCCGCTGTTTGCGTGCAGTTCGCTCGTAGGGCGCCGTGCTGCCCGCCGACCGTAGGTGCGGTCTCCTGAGGCGGCGGGCTGCCGGTCGCCGGTCAGCGGTGCTGGAACTGCGGTCCCTGCGGAGGCAGGACGAAGTTCGGGTCCGGGCCGGGGCCCGGGGGCTGCTGTGGATAGCCGTAGGCCGGAGGGGCCGGGACGGCCGGGGCCGCCGGTCCCGTCGGATACGGCTGGTGTTGAGGCTGCTGCGGAGGCTGCGGATAGCCGTAGGAGGGCTGCGACTGCGGCTGCTGCGGCATCGGGCCGGGATAACCGTACGCGGGCTGGGCAGGCGGCTGCGCCGGGGGCGGCGGGAACTGCGGGGCGTTGGGCGGATAGCCGTAGCCGCCACCGGTGGGCTGCGGCGGCGGGAACGCGGCAGCCGACGCCCCTGCGGGCGGTGCCGTGGACGGCGGCGTGCTCGTGGGCGGGGCGGCGGGAGGCGACAGGGGGAAGGAGTCCGGCTCTGCCTGGGAGGGCGGTGT includes:
- a CDS encoding DUF3052 domain-containing protein, coding for MSATADHAEERTNPAIKLGFEPGQVVQEIGYDDDVEQELREAIEAVIGQEIVDEDYDDVADVVVLWFRDDDGDLTDALVDAIGLIDEGGEIWLMTPKTGRDGYVEPSDINEAAQTAGLSQTRSINAGKDWSGSRLVTPKGAKSGKR
- a CDS encoding peroxiredoxin, which codes for MAIEVGTKAPDFELKNQHGELVKLSDFRGEKAVVLLFYPFAFTGVCTGELCALRDELPKFVNDDVQLLAVSNDSPFSLRVFAEQEGLEYPLLSDFWPHGEASRAYGVFDEEKGCAVRGTFIIDKEGVVRWTVVNGLPDARDLNDYLKALDTL
- a CDS encoding TerD family protein — protein: MGVSLSKGGNVSLTKEAPNLTAVLVGLGWDARTTTGTDFDLDASALLTNDQGKVANDQNFVFFNNLKSPDGSVEHTGDNTTGEGEGDDEAIKVNLAAVPADVAKIVFPVSIYDAENRQQSFGQVRNAYIRVVNQADGNELARYDLSEDASTETAMVFGELYRNGAEWKFRAIGQGYASGLRGIAQDFGVNV
- a CDS encoding TerD family protein, with translation MGVTLAKGGNVSLSKAAPNLTQVMVGLGWDARSTTGAPFDLDASALLCRSGRVLGDEYFVFYNNLKSPDGSVEHTGDNLTGEGEGDDESILVDLSKVPAEVDKIVFPVSIHEADLRGQSFGQVSNAFIRVVNQADGSELARYDLSEDASSETAMIFGEVYRYSGEWKFRAVGQGYASGLRGIALDFGVNVS
- a CDS encoding DUF475 domain-containing protein, coding for MLLRTFGWSFAITAAGLALAGVLWGWQGLAIVGILSILEISLSFDNAVINAGILRKMNAFWQKIFLTVGILIAVFGMRLVFPVVIVAITAKMGPLEAVNLAINDKPQYEHLVTGAHPAIAAFGGMFLLMIFLDFIFEEREHKWLGWLERPLAKMGKLDMLSVIIALIVLLVTAMTVATDVAHGGGDKSATVLLSGVAGLITYLVVGGISGYFEDKLEEAEDDEDDDAPAAKTAGDAGSNGASKSSVSGVGLAGKAAFFMFLYLEVIDASFSFDGVIGAFAVTNDIFEMALGLGIGAMYIRSLTVFLVRKGTLDDYVYLEHGAHYAIGALAVILLASIKYEIPEVVTGLVGVGLILLSFWSSVRKNRLEGKPGEGSRAEPEVTSGV
- a CDS encoding TerD family protein, coding for MSFFDNWRRGGAPKFEAGGASYVVELTKRNPVVSLTKQGAASGHLRVNLSWQMRTTDIGMRGSQRGGSLLRNPGKMFKPEVVQAQGPAVVKIDLDLACLYELKDGTKGVVQPLGNFLGDINAAPYVKLSGDDRFGSPSGETLYINLDHRDEIKRLLIFVYIYDGTPAFDRTHAIVTLYPSSGPRVEIGLDERAPQARSCAIFMLENNKGDLTVRREVKYVYGFQSELDRLYGWGLQWGRGYKSKV